The sequence CAAGAAGGAGGCCCGGAAGAAGCAGCACGAGGTCAAGGTCAAGGAAGTCAGGCTGGGGCCCAAGATCGGTGAACACGATTACCTGGTAAAATTCAACCACGCCAAGGAGTTCTTGGCTCATAAGGACAAGGTCAGGGTCTCGATGCGCTTTAGGGGCCGGGAGATGGCCCACATCGACATCGGCCGGCGGGTGATCGACCGCTTTATGCTGGAGATCGCCGATGTGGCCGTGATAGAGCAGCAGCCCAAGCTGGAGGGAAACACTATGGTGGCCCTGCTTTCGCCCAAAAGCACCGCATAGCCTGACCTGACATTGTCCGGGTCACCGGTAGTTGAGTGCCCCGCTGTTGGCTGAGTGGCCGGCATTTCGATACGTTCACACTACTTGGGCTGAGTTCATCGAAGCCCTCAATGTCCGGCCGTACTTGTGCTGAGTGTATCGAAGCATCGAAGCCAAGCGGGGCGTATCGAAACCACCGGATGCAACTGATGTCCGGCCGGGATATTCTTGTTCCGGGAATATATAAATCAAAATAATATAAACCACCAAAGGAGAAGCCATGCCAAAGGTAAAGACCAGCCGGGCGGCGGCCAAAAGATTAAGGATCACCAGCAAGGGCAAGATCAAGCGCAACAAGGCCTGCAAGAGCCACAAGCTGACCACCAAGACCCGCAAACGCAAGCGCAACCTGCGCCAGGGAGGCCTGGTGGACAGCGCGAATTCCAAGAGGATCAACCGGCTGCTGCCCAACGGGTAGAACAGGGACTTTCCCGCAAAACACACTAAAATACGCGAAAAATAATTACCATACCGGGAATCAACTGCGAAGTTGCGCTAAGTTTCACAGGAGCCAGGTCAAAAGGATGTTAGCGGATATTTCGCGATTTTTCGCGGGCAGAAAAAGCAACAAAGAAACAGATCATAGAGATCATCAGAAAGGATAGGTAAGAGACCATGTCCAGAGTTACCACCGCAGCCGCCACCCGGCAGAAAAAGAACAAGATATTCAAGAAAGCCAAAGGCTTTTGGGGAGGCAGACACCGCCTATACCGCATAGCCAAGGAAGCCGTGATGCGGGCCGGGCAGTTCGCCTACCGCGACCGCCACAACAAGAAGCGCGATTTCCGCAGCCTGTGGATCATCCGGGTCAACGCGGCCTGCCGCCTGAACGGGATCAGCTACAACGCTTTCATCAGCGGTCTTAAGAAGAACAACATCGCCCTGAACCGCAAGGTGCTGGCCGAGATCGCCATCAACGATCCGCTGGCCTTTGCCAAGGTGGTGGAAGCGGCCAAGAAATAAACTGCCTAACAAGGCGGTTTGTTTGAAATGTTCGAAAAGTTGGAAATGTTTGAAACCGTTTAGATGATCGA comes from candidate division TA06 bacterium and encodes:
- a CDS encoding translation initiation factor IF-3, whose amino-acid sequence is MYKHKLITEGSPISKDYRVNNKIRVPEVRVVGPDGQQIGVLPIAEALRQAEDKGLDLVEIVPEAKPPVCKIIDFGKFLYHEEKNKKEARKKQHEVKVKEVRLGPKIGEHDYLVKFNHAKEFLAHKDKVRVSMRFRGREMAHIDIGRRVIDRFMLEIADVAVIEQQPKLEGNTMVALLSPKSTA
- the rpmI gene encoding 50S ribosomal protein L35 — translated: MPKVKTSRAAAKRLRITSKGKIKRNKACKSHKLTTKTRKRKRNLRQGGLVDSANSKRINRLLPNG
- the rplT gene encoding 50S ribosomal protein L20, producing the protein MSRVTTAAATRQKKNKIFKKAKGFWGGRHRLYRIAKEAVMRAGQFAYRDRHNKKRDFRSLWIIRVNAACRLNGISYNAFISGLKKNNIALNRKVLAEIAINDPLAFAKVVEAAKK